GGATCGGCGATCTCGCCGACGTGCGGTTCGCCGTCCTGGAGGCGGATGGGAAGTTCTCGTTCGTAAAGCGGGCCGACGCAGCCTGAGCTGCGGATCCCCCGGTCCCTCGACGCACCCTACGGCCGAAGACCCACTCAAGAGACGTTCGACGGAGGCCGATACCCCCCACATGAGAGTGCTCGAGGGGGAGCGCGCGGCTCCTGCTGTCGATGAACGGATCCGGCGCGAGGCGCGCGTCGTGGGTCTGCGCGACGTTCAGGGACCCTCCCTCGAGTCGGTCGAACGCCGCAGGATGCAGCTCTGGGTCCTGACCTCCGTCCTGCTGGTCGGGGTCAGCGCGGGGTTCGCCCTCCTGACGATGCTTCCCGACGACGCCAGGTTCGCGTCCCCGAACGCGCTCCGGATCGGCGTGGTCCTGCTCACGATCGGCTTCTGCGGATACGCGATCGAGAAGGAACTGCACCTGCGCAAGCTCTCGCGGATGCTCGTCGACGAGCGCGTGCTGTCGACGGCGCTGTCGAACCGGCTGCACGAGGTGTCTCTGCTGCTCGACGCCGGCAAGGCGATCAACTCCGTGCTCGAACTCGGGTCGGTCCTGGACGTGATCCTCCGCAGCGCGATGGACCTGCTTGACGGCAAGAGCGGCTCGATCATGCTCGTCGAAGGCGACGAGCTGGTCGCCGCGTCCGTGCGCGGGAACGAGGCCGCGCAGGGCGCGCGCCTGCCGATCGGCGACGGGATCGCCGGACGGGTGGCGATGACGCGTGACGCTCTGCTGATCAACGGCGCGCCCGATCCGACGGAGTTCCCCGGGCTCGGCTCCCGGATCGAAACCGTGGACTCCTCACTCAGCGTTCCGCTGATGAACCGGGCGGAGCTGCTCGGTGTGCTCAACGTGAACGCGATCGGGCAACGGGAGTTCAGCGAGTACGAGCTCCGCGCGCTCAGCCTGTTCGCCGAGCAGGCGGCCGCAGCGATCGCGAACGCGCGCCTGTACGAGGCCGAGCGCAGCCACGTCTCGCAGCTCCTCGAGCTCGATCGGATGAAGAACGAGTTCGTCGCCCGCGTCACGCACGAGCTTCGGACGCCGCTCACCTCGATCATCGCCGCGGCACAGACCGCGCAGCGGCCGGAGCGGTTCGACGAGCAGCCCGAGGTCGTGGCGATCATCGAGCGCCAGGCGCAGCGCCTGTCGGGCATGGTCGAGGAACTGCTGACCGCTTCGCGCCTCGAGCAGCAGGACACGATGCCGCCGCTGCAGCATGTGGATCTCGCCGGGCTCGTGCGGGTGGCCGCCCGGGACTTCGCGATCGCCGGCATGGGGGTCGGCGTCGACGCGCCGCGTGCCGTCGAGGTGATGGGCGATCCGGACTCGTTGCGCCGTGTGATCGACAACCTCGTGGAGAACGCGTTCAAGTACGGGAAGCCCCCCGTGACGGTGCGGGTCGAACACCACAGCACGACACGCGTCGTGCTGTCGGTTACCGACCGCGGCGCCGGGATCCCGGAGTCGGATCGTGAGCGCGTGTTCGACAAGTTCTACCGATTGCCGCAAGGCGGCGATCGTCCTGGCCTCGGCCTCGGGTTGCCGATCGTTCGCGGGCTCGTCGGCGCCTGCCGGGGAACGGTGTGGGTCGAAGCCGATCCGAGCGGAGGCGCGGCGTTCCGCGTCGAGCTCGGCGTCGCAGAACCGAGACAGGAGGCGTCATGATCCGCACGCAACGAATCGTGATCGTGGAGGACGAGCCCGACACCTTGCTCATGCTCCGGCTGAACCTCGAGGCGACGGGCTATGAGACCTCGCTCGCCGCCGACGGCGCCACCGCCGTGCGCAGGATCACCGAGGAGCAGCCCGACCTCGTCCTGCTGGACCTGATGCTGCCGGTGATGGACGGCTGGGCCGTCCTCGCGGAGCTCCAGACCTGGACGAACGCGCCGTCGGTCGTCGTCGTGAGCGCGAAGCACACGCCGCGCGATCGCGTCCGCGCGACCCAGCTCGGCGCTGCGGCGTACGTGGCCAAGCCGTTCGACATGGACGACCTGATCGGTGTGCTCAGCGAGGTCGCGCTCGCCCGCGGCAAGGCGCAGGTCGGGCCGATCCAGCGCCAGTCGCTCGACGAGCTCCCCGGCCTCGACGGTCTCGAACCCGCCTAGGGTTCCGCTCGGCGGCCTGCGCGGCCTGCTCGTATCCTGGGGGCGTGGCCCCGTTCGAAGACCGCTTCTTGCGCGCCTGCCGGCGTGAGGCGACCGATGCGACGCCTGTCTGGTTCATGCGCCAGGCGGGGCGTTACCTGCCCGAGTATCGGGAGCTCCGCGGCGACCGCGACATCCTCGAGACCTGCAAGGACCCGGCCGCGGCGGTCGAGATCACGTTGCAGCCTCTGCGCCGGTTCCCCGCCGACGCCGCGATCCTGTTCTCCGACATCATGGTGCCGCTGGCCGGCATCGGGATCGACGTGCGCATCGACCCGGGCGTCGGACCGGTGGTCGGCACACTGGTGCGGACGGCCGACGACGTCGCGCGCCTGCGGCTGCTGGAACCCGAGCGGGATGTTCCCGAGGTGCTGGAGGCGATCCGCCTGCTCCGCAAAGAGCTGTCTGTCCCGTTGATCGGGTTCGCCGGCGCTCCCTTCACCCTCGCGAGCTACCTGATCGAAGGCGGGCCGTCGCGGACGCACGAGCGAGCCAAGGCGCTGATGTACGGCGATCCCGCGACATGGAACGGGCTGATGACGATCCTCGGGAGCATCGTCGCGGCGCATCTGCGCGCGCAGGTCGCGGCGGGTGCGCAGGCGCTCCAGGTGTTCGACTCGTGGGTCGGGGCGCTGGGTCCCGACGAGTACGCGCGCTACGTGTTCCCCACGATGCGGTCGCTGTTCTCCGAGCTCGAGGGTCTCGATGTTCCGCTGATCCACTTCGGTGTCGGCACCGGTGAGCTGCTGCCACAGCTCCGCCGGGCCGGAGGTCAGGTGATCGGGCTCGATTGGCGCACCCCGCTCGACCTCGGGTGGGAGCGTGTCGGGTTCGACGTCGGCGTCCAGGGCAACCTCGATCCGGCCGTGCTCCTCGCGCCGTGGGACGTGGTCGAGGATCGCGCGCTCGCGGTGCTCGAGCGGGCCGGCGGCCGGCCCGGCCACGTGTTCAACCTCGGTCACGGGGTGCTGCCGGCGACCCCGCCCGACACGCTCGCGCGACTCGTCGATCTTGTTCACACGGAGACCGCACGGGACCGAGCCGCGCGACGGGAGGAACCCACCACATGACCGAGACGACCGGTCTGCTCGTGATGGCCTACGGAACCGCGAGTGGTCCCGACGACA
The sequence above is a segment of the Actinomycetota bacterium genome. Coding sequences within it:
- a CDS encoding response regulator transcription factor, with protein sequence MIRTQRIVIVEDEPDTLLMLRLNLEATGYETSLAADGATAVRRITEEQPDLVLLDLMLPVMDGWAVLAELQTWTNAPSVVVVSAKHTPRDRVRATQLGAAAYVAKPFDMDDLIGVLSEVALARGKAQVGPIQRQSLDELPGLDGLEPA
- a CDS encoding GAF domain-containing sensor histidine kinase; the encoded protein is MRVLEGERAAPAVDERIRREARVVGLRDVQGPSLESVERRRMQLWVLTSVLLVGVSAGFALLTMLPDDARFASPNALRIGVVLLTIGFCGYAIEKELHLRKLSRMLVDERVLSTALSNRLHEVSLLLDAGKAINSVLELGSVLDVILRSAMDLLDGKSGSIMLVEGDELVAASVRGNEAAQGARLPIGDGIAGRVAMTRDALLINGAPDPTEFPGLGSRIETVDSSLSVPLMNRAELLGVLNVNAIGQREFSEYELRALSLFAEQAAAAIANARLYEAERSHVSQLLELDRMKNEFVARVTHELRTPLTSIIAAAQTAQRPERFDEQPEVVAIIERQAQRLSGMVEELLTASRLEQQDTMPPLQHVDLAGLVRVAARDFAIAGMGVGVDAPRAVEVMGDPDSLRRVIDNLVENAFKYGKPPVTVRVEHHSTTRVVLSVTDRGAGIPESDRERVFDKFYRLPQGGDRPGLGLGLPIVRGLVGACRGTVWVEADPSGGAAFRVELGVAEPRQEAS
- the hemE gene encoding uroporphyrinogen decarboxylase, whose protein sequence is MAPFEDRFLRACRREATDATPVWFMRQAGRYLPEYRELRGDRDILETCKDPAAAVEITLQPLRRFPADAAILFSDIMVPLAGIGIDVRIDPGVGPVVGTLVRTADDVARLRLLEPERDVPEVLEAIRLLRKELSVPLIGFAGAPFTLASYLIEGGPSRTHERAKALMYGDPATWNGLMTILGSIVAAHLRAQVAAGAQALQVFDSWVGALGPDEYARYVFPTMRSLFSELEGLDVPLIHFGVGTGELLPQLRRAGGQVIGLDWRTPLDLGWERVGFDVGVQGNLDPAVLLAPWDVVEDRALAVLERAGGRPGHVFNLGHGVLPATPPDTLARLVDLVHTETARDRAARREEPTT